One window from the genome of Pseudomonas sp. L5B5 encodes:
- a CDS encoding DUF167 domain-containing protein translates to MSYFRWDGDDLLLDCHLQPKASSDEFAGLHGDRLKIRLTAPPVEGKANAHLMAFLAKAFGIPKSHVSLVSGELNRQKRVRLLAPKKLPELPGLARPA, encoded by the coding sequence ATGAGCTACTTTCGCTGGGACGGTGACGACCTGTTGCTCGATTGCCACCTGCAACCCAAGGCCAGCAGCGACGAGTTCGCTGGCCTGCACGGCGACCGGCTGAAGATCCGCCTCACTGCCCCGCCCGTCGAAGGCAAGGCCAATGCGCACCTGATGGCGTTCCTGGCCAAGGCCTTCGGCATCCCCAAGAGCCACGTCAGCCTGGTCAGTGGCGAGCTGAACCGGCAGAAACGGGTGCGCCTGCTAGCGCCGAAGAAACTCCCCGAGCTGCCGGGCCTGGCGCGCCCGGCCTGA
- a CDS encoding type IV pilus twitching motility protein PilT, giving the protein MDITELLRLSVSRGASDLHLSAGLAPLLRIDGDICPLQGPILDAQQVLVLIHSLMNETQRATFATQRDLDFAHELPGVARFRVNAFQHARGAGAVLRLIPSRVQGLDELGLGAVFRQVSELPRGLVLVTGPTGSGKSTTLAAMIDHLNRTRHQHILTLEDPIEFIHPPQACLVHQREVPRDSHSFATALRAALREDPDVILLGELRDLETIRLALTAAETGHLVFATLHTSSAAKTIDRLVDVFPGEEKALVRSMLAESLQAVIAQVLLKRVGGGRVAAHEIMLGTAAIRNLIREDKVAQMYSAIQTGGAQGMQTLDMSLKALLGRGVISREQAREKARMPESL; this is encoded by the coding sequence ATGGACATCACCGAACTGCTGCGATTGAGCGTCTCGCGAGGCGCTTCCGATCTGCACCTGTCCGCCGGGCTGGCGCCGCTGTTGCGCATCGATGGCGATATCTGCCCGCTGCAGGGGCCGATACTGGATGCGCAGCAAGTGCTGGTACTGATCCACAGTCTGATGAACGAGACGCAGCGTGCGACCTTCGCCACCCAGCGGGACCTGGACTTCGCCCATGAACTGCCGGGGGTGGCGAGGTTTCGGGTCAATGCCTTCCAGCATGCCCGGGGCGCCGGAGCGGTGCTGCGGTTGATCCCTTCGCGGGTGCAGGGCCTGGATGAGTTGGGCCTGGGGGCGGTGTTCCGGCAGGTCAGCGAGCTGCCTCGGGGGCTGGTACTGGTGACCGGACCCACCGGCAGCGGCAAGTCCACCACCCTGGCGGCGATGATCGATCACCTGAACCGGACCCGTCATCAACACATCCTTACCCTGGAGGACCCCATCGAGTTCATTCACCCACCGCAAGCTTGCCTGGTGCACCAGCGTGAGGTGCCACGCGACAGCCACAGTTTTGCCACGGCCCTGCGCGCGGCACTGCGTGAGGACCCCGATGTGATCCTGCTGGGTGAGCTGCGTGACCTGGAGACCATTCGCCTGGCGCTGACCGCCGCGGAAACCGGGCACCTGGTGTTCGCCACCCTGCACACCTCGTCGGCGGCCAAGACCATCGACCGGCTGGTGGATGTGTTTCCGGGAGAAGAAAAGGCCCTGGTGCGCTCGATGCTGGCCGAATCGCTGCAGGCGGTGATTGCCCAGGTGCTGCTCAAGCGAGTGGGCGGCGGGCGAGTGGCGGCACATGAAATCATGCTGGGCACGGCGGCGATCCGCAATCTGATCCGCGAGGACAAGGTGGCGCAGATGTATTCGGCAATCCAGACCGGTGGTGCTCAGGGTATGCAGACCCTGGACATGAGCCTGAAAGCGTTGCTGGGGCGGGGGGTGATCAGTCGCGAGCAGGCGCGGGAGAAGGCGCGGATGCCGGAAAGTCTTTGA
- a CDS encoding aspartate carbamoyltransferase catalytic subunit, with product MTPLDAKRPLQLNDQGQLRHFLSLDGLNRELLTEILDTADSFLEVGARAVKKVPLLRGKTVCNVFFENSTRTRTTFELAAQRLSADVITLNVSTSSASKGETLLDTLRNLEAMAADMFVVRHGDSGAAHFIAEHVCPQVAIINGGDGRHAHPTQGMLDMLTIRRHKGSFENLSVAIVGDILHSRVARSNMLALKTLGCPDIRVIAPKTLLPIGIEQYGVKVYTDMAEGLKDVDVVIMLRLQRERMQGGLLPSEGEFYRLFGLTTTRLAGAKPDAIVMHPGPINRGVEIESAVADGPHSVILNQVTYGIAVRMAVLSMAMSGQTAQRQFEQENAQ from the coding sequence ATGACGCCTCTAGACGCCAAGCGCCCGCTGCAGCTCAACGATCAGGGCCAGCTGCGCCACTTCCTCTCCCTCGACGGCCTGAACCGCGAACTGCTGACGGAAATCCTCGACACCGCCGACTCCTTCCTCGAAGTCGGCGCCCGGGCAGTGAAGAAAGTCCCCCTGCTGCGCGGCAAGACCGTGTGCAACGTGTTCTTCGAGAACTCCACCCGCACCCGCACCACCTTCGAACTGGCCGCCCAGCGACTGTCGGCTGACGTGATCACCCTGAACGTATCGACGTCCTCGGCGAGCAAGGGCGAGACCCTGCTCGACACCCTGCGCAACCTTGAAGCCATGGCTGCCGACATGTTCGTGGTACGCCATGGCGACTCCGGCGCCGCGCACTTCATCGCCGAACATGTCTGCCCCCAGGTGGCGATCATCAACGGCGGCGACGGCCGCCACGCTCACCCGACCCAGGGCATGCTCGACATGCTGACCATCCGCCGGCACAAGGGCAGCTTCGAGAACCTCTCGGTGGCCATCGTCGGCGACATCCTGCACTCGCGGGTCGCGCGCTCGAACATGCTGGCGCTGAAAACCCTCGGCTGCCCGGACATCCGCGTGATCGCGCCCAAGACGCTGCTGCCCATCGGTATCGAGCAGTACGGGGTCAAGGTCTACACCGACATGGCCGAGGGCCTCAAGGACGTGGACGTAGTGATCATGCTGCGCCTGCAGCGCGAGCGCATGCAGGGCGGCCTGCTACCCAGCGAGGGCGAGTTCTACCGCCTGTTCGGCCTGACCACCACGCGCCTGGCGGGTGCCAAGCCCGACGCCATCGTCATGCACCCAGGGCCGATCAATCGCGGTGTGGAAATCGAGTCGGCGGTGGCCGACGGTCCACATTCGGTGATCCTCAACCAGGTGACCTACGGCATCGCAGTACGCATGGCCGTACTGTCCATGGCCATGAGCGGGCAGACCGCCCAGCGACAATTCGAGCAGGAGAACGCCCAGTGA
- a CDS encoding YggT family protein has translation MFGLNDAAIFVIQTLGSLYLLVVLLRFMLQAVRANFYNPICQFIVRATQPLLKPLRRVIPSMFGLDMSSLVLALIVQMVLFAIILTLSYIPFNVLGLLLWAPIGLFALFLKIWFFAMIISVILSWVAPGSQSPGAELAYQLSEPLLAPFRRVVPNLGGLDISPILAFIVIQLLQQGLIPRLALYTFMPRELFGLI, from the coding sequence ATGTTCGGACTCAACGACGCTGCCATTTTTGTGATCCAGACCCTGGGCAGCCTCTACCTGCTGGTAGTCCTGCTGCGCTTCATGCTGCAAGCGGTGCGGGCCAACTTCTACAACCCCATCTGCCAGTTCATCGTGCGCGCCACCCAACCGCTGCTCAAGCCATTGCGTCGGGTCATCCCCAGCATGTTCGGCCTGGACATGTCCTCGCTGGTGCTGGCGCTGATCGTGCAGATGGTCCTGTTCGCCATCATCCTGACCCTCAGCTACATCCCCTTCAACGTACTGGGCCTGTTGCTCTGGGCGCCGATCGGCCTCTTCGCGCTGTTCCTCAAGATCTGGTTCTTCGCCATGATCATCAGCGTGATCCTGTCCTGGGTCGCGCCCGGCAGCCAGAGCCCCGGCGCCGAACTGGCCTACCAGCTGAGCGAGCCGCTACTGGCGCCGTTCCGCCGCGTCGTGCCCAACCTGGGCGGCCTGGATATCTCGCCGATCCTGGCATTCATCGTGATCCAGCTACTGCAGCAAGGGCTGATTCCACGCCTGGCGCTCTACACCTTCATGCCCCGCGAGCTGTTCGGGCTGATCTGA
- the proC gene encoding pyrroline-5-carboxylate reductase — translation MNTTRIAFIGAGNMAASLIGGLRAKGLEASQIRASDPGEQTRAKVAAEHGIQVFADNAEAIAGVDVIVLAVKPQAMKAVCEALRPSLQPHQLVVSIAAGITCSSMGNWLGEQPIVRCMPNTPALLRQGVSGLYATSRVSTEQRRQAEELLSAVGTALWLEQEQQLDAVTAVSGSGPAYFFLLIEAMTAAGEKLGLPRETAAQLTLQTALGAAHMAVSSDVDAAELRRRVTSPAGTTEAAIKSFQADGFEALVEKALGAAAHRSAEMAEQLGR, via the coding sequence ATGAACACGACTCGTATCGCTTTTATCGGTGCCGGCAACATGGCGGCCAGTCTCATCGGCGGCCTGCGGGCCAAGGGCCTCGAGGCTTCGCAGATCCGCGCCAGCGACCCGGGCGAGCAGACCCGGGCCAAGGTCGCCGCCGAGCACGGCATCCAGGTCTTCGCCGATAACGCCGAGGCCATCGCCGGCGTCGACGTGATCGTCCTGGCGGTCAAGCCGCAGGCCATGAAGGCCGTGTGCGAGGCCCTGCGTCCAAGCCTGCAGCCCCACCAGCTGGTGGTCTCCATCGCTGCCGGCATCACCTGCTCGAGCATGGGCAACTGGCTGGGCGAGCAGCCGATCGTACGCTGCATGCCCAACACGCCTGCCCTGCTGCGCCAGGGCGTCAGCGGCCTGTACGCCACTTCCCGGGTGAGCACCGAGCAGCGTCGCCAGGCCGAAGAGCTGCTGTCTGCCGTGGGCACGGCCCTGTGGCTGGAGCAGGAGCAGCAACTGGATGCGGTGACCGCCGTTTCCGGTAGCGGGCCCGCCTATTTCTTCCTGCTGATCGAAGCCATGACCGCCGCTGGCGAAAAACTCGGCCTGCCACGGGAAACCGCTGCCCAGCTGACCTTGCAAACCGCCCTGGGCGCCGCCCACATGGCGGTCTCCAGCGACGTGGACGCCGCCGAACTGCGCCGCCGCGTAACCTCGCCGGCCGGCACCACGGAGGCGGCGATCAAGTCGTTCCAGGCCGACGGTTTCGAGGCCCTGGTGGAAAAAGCTCTGGGTGCCGCCGCGCACCGTTCGGCAGAAATGGCCGAACAACTCGGCCGCTAA
- a CDS encoding energy transducer TonB translates to MSLPSDLPPELAHGGVRAADRLGFTLFLAALLHLALILGLGFSFAEPQQISKTLEITLATFKSETKPKKADFLAQENQQGSGTLDKKAIPKTTEVAPFQDNSVKKVVPPPSVKPQVKEVAPKAAVATTAPKPKKTVTQREEVKKEPTPKADAPSFDSSQLSSEISSLEAELANEQQLYAKRPRIHRLSAASTMRDKGAWYKDEWRKKVERIGNLNYPEEARRKQIYGNLRLMVSINRDGSLYEVLVLESSGQPLLDQAAQRIVRLAAPFAPFTGDLSDIDRLEIIRTWRFARGDKLSSN, encoded by the coding sequence ATGAGCCTTCCGTCCGACCTGCCACCCGAACTGGCCCACGGTGGCGTCCGCGCGGCCGATCGCCTGGGATTCACCCTGTTCCTCGCGGCGCTCCTGCACCTGGCACTGATCCTGGGCCTGGGGTTTTCCTTTGCCGAGCCCCAGCAGATCAGCAAGACCCTGGAAATCACCCTGGCCACCTTCAAGAGCGAGACCAAGCCGAAGAAGGCCGACTTCCTGGCCCAGGAAAACCAGCAAGGCAGCGGCACCCTGGACAAGAAGGCGATTCCCAAGACCACCGAAGTAGCGCCGTTCCAGGACAATTCGGTGAAAAAGGTCGTGCCACCGCCATCGGTCAAGCCGCAGGTCAAGGAAGTGGCACCCAAGGCTGCGGTGGCCACCACTGCGCCCAAACCGAAAAAGACCGTGACCCAGCGCGAAGAGGTCAAGAAGGAGCCGACGCCCAAGGCCGACGCCCCTTCGTTCGACAGCTCGCAACTGTCCAGCGAGATCTCCAGCCTGGAGGCCGAGCTGGCCAACGAACAGCAGCTGTACGCCAAGCGCCCCCGTATCCACCGACTGAGCGCGGCCTCGACCATGCGCGACAAGGGTGCCTGGTACAAGGACGAGTGGCGCAAGAAGGTCGAGCGCATCGGCAACCTCAACTACCCCGAGGAGGCCCGGCGCAAGCAGATCTACGGCAACCTGCGGCTGATGGTGTCGATCAATCGCGACGGCTCGCTGTATGAAGTGCTGGTGCTGGAGTCCTCCGGCCAGCCACTGCTCGACCAGGCCGCCCAGCGTATCGTGCGCCTGGCCGCGCCGTTCGCGCCTTTCACCGGTGACCTGTCGGACATCGACCGCCTGGAAATCATCCGCACCTGGCGATTCGCCCGGGGCGACAAGCTGTCCAGCAACTGA
- a CDS encoding YqgE/AlgH family protein, translating into MKNVSPSYLKHHFLIAMPHMADPNFAQTLTYIVEHNASGAMGLVVNRPQDLNLADILEQLRPDEEPPLLCQHVPVFSGGPVQTDRGFVLHPSGPVYQATVELEGLSLSTSQDVLFAIADGSGPAKSLIALGYAGWEAGQLEAELADNAWLTCPFDADILFNTSSELRLEAAARHLGVNLSLLTSQAGHA; encoded by the coding sequence ATGAAAAATGTCAGCCCCAGCTACCTCAAGCATCACTTCCTGATCGCCATGCCGCACATGGCCGACCCGAACTTTGCCCAGACCTTGACCTACATCGTCGAGCACAACGCCAGTGGTGCCATGGGGCTGGTGGTCAACCGCCCGCAGGACCTGAACCTCGCCGATATCCTGGAGCAACTGCGCCCCGACGAGGAGCCACCACTGCTGTGCCAGCATGTGCCGGTCTTCAGCGGCGGTCCGGTACAGACCGACCGCGGCTTCGTCCTGCACCCCAGCGGCCCGGTTTACCAGGCCACGGTGGAACTCGAGGGCTTGTCGCTGTCCACCTCCCAGGACGTGCTGTTCGCCATCGCCGATGGCTCGGGGCCGGCCAAGAGCCTGATCGCCCTGGGTTATGCCGGCTGGGAAGCCGGGCAACTGGAAGCCGAGCTGGCGGACAACGCCTGGCTGACCTGCCCCTTCGACGCCGACATCCTGTTCAACACCAGCAGCGAACTGCGCCTGGAAGCGGCCGCCCGCCACCTGGGCGTCAACCTCAGCCTGCTCACCAGCCAGGCGGGTCACGCCTGA
- a CDS encoding dihydroorotase → MKLSILGARVIDPSSGLDQVTDLHLDAGKIAAIGGAPTGFNAVTVIDGKGMVAAPGLVDLNVALREPGYSRKGSIASETRAAAAGGVTSLCCPPRTKPVLDTSAVAELILDRAREAGNSKVFPIGALSKGLEGEQLAELIALRDAGCVAFGNGLEGFRSTRTLCRALEYAATFDLTVIFNSQDRDLAEGGLAHEGATASFLGLPGIPESAETVALARDLLLVEQSGVRAHFSQLTSARGVELIAQAQARGLQVTADVALYQLILTDEALIDFSSLYHVQPPLRSRADRDALRAAVKSGVVQAIASHHQPHERDAKLAPFGATEPGISSVELLLPLALTLVQDGLLDLPTLMARLSAGPADALRLPAGKLAVGGAADLVLFDPASSTVAGERWLSRGENCPFLGHSLPGAVRYTLVDGHISHQG, encoded by the coding sequence GTGAAGCTCAGCATTCTCGGCGCCCGCGTCATCGATCCAAGCAGCGGCCTGGATCAAGTTACCGACCTGCACCTGGACGCCGGCAAGATCGCCGCCATCGGCGGCGCCCCGACCGGTTTCAACGCCGTCACCGTGATCGACGGCAAGGGCATGGTGGCCGCCCCCGGCCTGGTGGACCTGAACGTCGCCCTGCGCGAGCCGGGCTACAGCCGCAAGGGCAGCATCGCCAGCGAAACCCGTGCCGCTGCCGCCGGCGGCGTCACCAGCCTGTGCTGCCCTCCTCGCACCAAGCCGGTGCTGGACACCTCGGCGGTGGCCGAACTGATCCTCGACCGCGCCCGGGAGGCCGGCAACAGCAAGGTGTTCCCGATTGGCGCCTTGAGCAAGGGCCTGGAAGGCGAACAACTGGCCGAGCTGATCGCCCTGCGCGATGCCGGTTGCGTGGCCTTCGGCAACGGCCTGGAGGGTTTTCGCAGCACCCGTACCCTGTGCCGTGCCCTGGAATACGCCGCCACGTTCGACCTGACGGTGATCTTCAACTCCCAGGACCGCGACCTGGCCGAAGGCGGCCTGGCCCATGAAGGCGCCACCGCCAGTTTCCTCGGCCTGCCGGGCATCCCCGAAAGCGCGGAGACCGTGGCCCTGGCCCGCGACCTGCTGCTGGTGGAGCAAAGCGGCGTACGGGCGCACTTCAGCCAGCTGACCAGCGCCCGGGGAGTGGAGCTGATCGCCCAGGCCCAGGCCCGTGGCCTGCAGGTTACAGCCGATGTGGCGCTGTATCAGCTGATCCTGACCGACGAAGCGCTGATCGACTTCTCCAGCCTGTACCACGTACAGCCGCCCCTGCGCTCACGAGCCGATCGGGACGCCCTGCGTGCTGCGGTGAAGTCCGGCGTAGTACAGGCGATTGCCAGCCATCACCAGCCCCATGAACGCGACGCCAAGCTGGCACCGTTCGGCGCGACCGAGCCGGGGATCAGCAGCGTCGAACTGTTGCTGCCGCTGGCCCTGACCCTGGTGCAGGACGGCCTCCTGGACCTGCCGACCCTGATGGCGCGCCTGAGCGCCGGCCCGGCAGATGCCTTGCGCCTGCCAGCCGGCAAGCTGGCCGTGGGCGGTGCAGCGGACCTGGTGCTGTTCGACCCGGCCAGCTCCACCGTGGCCGGCGAGCGGTGGTTGTCCCGTGGCGAGAACTGTCCGTTCCTCGGCCACAGCCTGCCCGGCGCAGTGCGCTACACCCTGGTGGACGGGCATATCAGCCACCAGGGCTGA
- a CDS encoding NINE protein produces MNTYRQDASTQDTHSKVIGYLLWIFGFTGAHRFYYGKPVTGTLWFFTFGLLGIGWLIDLFLIPAMDREADLRFTSGPIEYSVAWILLTFLGVLGVHRMYQGKWLSGVIYLFTGGLFFLGVLYDFWTLNDQVSLENAKRR; encoded by the coding sequence ATGAACACCTATCGTCAGGACGCATCCACCCAGGACACCCACAGCAAGGTGATCGGTTACCTGTTGTGGATTTTCGGTTTTACCGGTGCCCACCGCTTCTATTACGGCAAGCCGGTGACCGGGACCCTCTGGTTCTTCACCTTCGGCCTGCTGGGTATCGGTTGGCTGATCGACTTGTTCCTGATCCCGGCCATGGACCGCGAAGCGGACCTGCGGTTTACCTCGGGGCCGATTGAATACAGCGTGGCCTGGATCCTGCTGACCTTCCTCGGGGTATTGGGCGTACACCGCATGTACCAGGGCAAATGGCTGAGCGGGGTGATCTACCTGTTCACCGGCGGCTTGTTCTTCCTTGGGGTGCTGTACGACTTCTGGACACTGAACGACCAGGTCTCCCTGGAAAACGCCAAGCGCCGTTGA
- a CDS encoding C40 family peptidase encodes MRPFFKTWLTICLLMPLAAHATNREQRLPNVNGYTPKSHVSTVAAKHKTSIKHSTQLAKVDSKLVPQMGAKQSSNVLSRAVNALGTPYRWGGSSPSKGFDCSGLVKYAFNDVAAVDLPRTSNAMASGHGQKVERKDLKPGDLLFFNIKSRKVNHVAIYLGNDRFIHAPRRGKAVSIDTLKKPYWDNHYVVAKRVLPKEQKTLRVVQR; translated from the coding sequence ATGCGTCCATTTTTCAAGACATGGCTAACCATTTGCCTATTAATGCCACTGGCCGCCCACGCCACCAACCGTGAGCAACGACTTCCCAACGTCAACGGCTACACCCCGAAATCCCACGTTTCGACGGTCGCTGCCAAGCACAAGACTTCAATCAAGCATTCCACCCAGCTGGCCAAGGTCGACAGCAAGCTGGTGCCCCAGATGGGTGCCAAGCAGAGCAGCAATGTACTCAGTCGCGCCGTCAATGCCCTCGGTACACCTTATCGCTGGGGCGGTAGCAGCCCAAGCAAGGGTTTCGATTGCAGCGGCCTGGTGAAGTACGCCTTCAATGACGTCGCCGCCGTGGACCTGCCGCGCACCTCCAACGCCATGGCCAGCGGCCACGGGCAGAAGGTCGAGCGCAAGGACCTCAAGCCGGGCGACCTGCTGTTCTTCAACATCAAGAGCCGCAAAGTCAACCACGTCGCCATCTACCTGGGCAATGATCGCTTCATCCACGCCCCTCGGCGCGGCAAGGCAGTGAGCATCGATACCCTGAAGAAACCCTACTGGGACAATCACTACGTGGTTGCCAAGCGGGTCCTGCCCAAGGAACAGAAGACCCTGCGGGTCGTCCAGCGCTGA
- the ruvX gene encoding Holliday junction resolvase RuvX: MALRLILGFDYGTRQIGVAVGQAITGQARELCTLRAQNGVPDWSQVEALFKEWQPDAVVVGLPLNMDGTPSEMCLRAEKFARRLNGRFNVPFYTHDERLTTFEAKGERLARGGQKGSYRDNPVDAIAAALLLQGWLDENATLLNT; this comes from the coding sequence ATGGCCTTGCGACTGATCCTCGGCTTCGACTACGGCACCCGGCAGATCGGCGTTGCCGTGGGCCAGGCCATCACCGGCCAGGCCCGGGAGCTGTGCACCCTGAGGGCGCAGAATGGCGTACCGGACTGGAGCCAGGTCGAAGCCCTGTTCAAGGAATGGCAGCCCGATGCGGTCGTGGTGGGCCTGCCACTGAACATGGACGGCACGCCCAGCGAGATGTGCCTGCGTGCCGAGAAGTTCGCCCGGCGCCTGAATGGCCGCTTCAATGTGCCCTTCTATACCCACGATGAGCGCCTGACCACCTTCGAGGCCAAGGGCGAGCGCCTGGCCCGGGGCGGACAGAAAGGCAGCTATCGGGACAATCCGGTGGACGCCATCGCCGCTGCCCTCCTGCTGCAGGGCTGGCTCGACGAGAATGCCACGCTGCTCAATACCTAG
- the metX gene encoding homoserine O-succinyltransferase MetX, producing MPTAFPADSVGLVTPQVAHFSEPLALACGRSLPAYDLIYETYGQLNASASNAVLICHALSGHHHAAGYHSPDDRKPGWWDSCIGPGKPIDTSRFFVVSLNNLGGCNGSTGPSSLNPDTGRPFGADFPVLTVEDWVHSQARLADRLGIGQWAAVIGGSLGGMQALQWTITYPDRVRHCLAIASAPKLSAQNIAFNEVARQAILTDPEFHGGSFQEQGVIPKRGLMLARMVGHITYLSDDSMGEKFGRGLKSEKLNYDFHNVEFQVESYLRYQGEEFSGRFDANTYLLMTKALDYFDPAANFDDDLARTFAGATARFCVMSFTTDWRFSPARSRELVDALMAARKDVCYLEIDAPQGHDAFLIPIPRYLQAFGHYMNRITL from the coding sequence ATGCCAACTGCCTTTCCCGCCGATTCCGTTGGTCTGGTCACACCTCAAGTTGCGCACTTCAGCGAACCCCTGGCCCTGGCCTGCGGTCGCTCGCTGCCGGCCTACGACCTGATCTACGAAACCTACGGCCAGCTCAACGCCAGCGCCAGCAACGCGGTGCTGATCTGCCACGCCCTGTCGGGCCATCATCATGCCGCCGGCTACCACAGCCCCGACGACCGCAAGCCCGGTTGGTGGGACAGCTGCATCGGCCCCGGCAAGCCGATCGATACCAGCAGGTTCTTCGTGGTCAGCCTCAACAACCTCGGCGGGTGCAACGGCTCTACCGGCCCCAGCAGCCTCAACCCGGACACCGGCAGGCCCTTCGGCGCCGACTTCCCGGTACTCACCGTGGAAGACTGGGTGCACAGCCAGGCCCGCCTGGCCGACCGCCTGGGCATTGGCCAGTGGGCAGCGGTAATCGGCGGCAGCCTGGGGGGCATGCAGGCCCTGCAGTGGACCATCACCTACCCGGACCGGGTTCGCCATTGCCTGGCCATCGCCTCGGCGCCCAAGCTGTCGGCACAGAACATCGCCTTCAACGAAGTGGCGCGCCAGGCCATCCTCACCGACCCGGAATTCCACGGCGGCTCGTTCCAGGAACAGGGCGTGATCCCCAAGCGCGGGTTGATGCTGGCGCGCATGGTGGGGCACATCACCTACCTGTCCGACGACTCCATGGGCGAGAAATTCGGCCGCGGCCTCAAGAGCGAGAAACTCAACTACGACTTCCACAACGTGGAATTCCAGGTGGAAAGCTACCTGCGCTACCAGGGCGAGGAGTTCTCCGGACGCTTCGACGCCAACACCTACCTGCTGATGACCAAGGCCCTGGACTACTTCGACCCGGCCGCCAACTTCGACGACGACCTGGCCAGGACCTTCGCTGGCGCCACGGCCAGGTTCTGCGTGATGTCCTTCACCACCGACTGGCGCTTCTCCCCGGCCCGCTCGCGAGAATTGGTGGATGCGCTGATGGCCGCCCGCAAGGACGTCTGCTACCTGGAGATCGACGCACCGCAGGGCCACGACGCCTTCCTGATCCCGATCCCGCGCTACCTGCAGGCATTTGGTCACTACATGAACCGCATCACGCTGTGA
- a CDS encoding YggS family pyridoxal phosphate-dependent enzyme, which produces MSTIADNIAQVAERIRSASQAAQRAPDSVRLLAVSKTKPAAALREAHAAGLCDFGENYLQEALGKQQELIDLPLSWHFIGPIQSNKTRAIAEHFDWVHSVDRLKIAQRLSEQRPAELGPLNICIQVNVSGEASKSGCTAADLPALARAISALPRLRLRGLMAIPEPTEDLAAQHAAFAAVQTLNNDLRGSLGLPVDTLSMGMSHDLEAAIAQGATWVRIGTALFGARDYSQS; this is translated from the coding sequence ATGTCCACGATAGCAGACAACATCGCCCAGGTAGCCGAACGCATCCGCAGCGCCAGCCAGGCCGCACAGCGTGCCCCGGACAGCGTCCGGCTGCTGGCCGTGAGCAAGACCAAGCCTGCCGCCGCCCTGCGCGAGGCCCACGCTGCCGGCCTGTGCGATTTCGGCGAGAACTATCTGCAAGAAGCCCTGGGCAAGCAGCAGGAGCTGATCGATCTGCCCTTGAGTTGGCACTTCATCGGCCCCATTCAGTCGAACAAGACTCGCGCCATCGCCGAGCACTTTGACTGGGTGCATTCCGTGGACCGCCTGAAAATCGCACAACGCCTGTCCGAGCAGCGCCCGGCCGAACTGGGCCCGCTGAACATCTGCATCCAGGTCAATGTCAGTGGCGAGGCCAGCAAGTCCGGCTGCACCGCGGCCGATCTGCCGGCCCTGGCCCGCGCCATCAGCGCCTTGCCACGCCTGCGCCTGCGCGGATTGATGGCGATTCCCGAACCCACCGAGGATCTCGCTGCCCAGCACGCCGCCTTTGCCGCGGTACAGACCCTGAACAACGACCTGCGCGGCAGCCTGGGGCTGCCCGTGGACACTCTTTCCATGGGCATGAGCCACGATCTCGAAGCGGCCATCGCCCAAGGCGCCACCTGGGTGCGGATCGGTACCGCCCTGTTTGGCGCCCGCGACTACAGCCAGTCCTGA
- the pyrR gene encoding bifunctional pyr operon transcriptional regulator/uracil phosphoribosyltransferase PyrR: MSLPNPVALISQMAIDLKAHLVQRTISEPRFIGIRTGGVWVAQALLEALGSDAPLGTLDVSFYRDDFSQNGLHPQVRPSELPFEIEGQHLVLVDDVLMSGRTIRAALNELFDYGRPASVTLVCLLDLNAAELPIRPNVVGATLSLATHERVKLSGPAPLQLELQDVAP, translated from the coding sequence ATGAGCCTGCCCAATCCCGTCGCCCTGATCAGCCAGATGGCCATCGATCTCAAAGCCCACCTGGTCCAGCGCACCATCAGCGAACCACGCTTCATCGGTATCCGCACCGGTGGCGTGTGGGTGGCCCAGGCCCTGCTGGAAGCCCTGGGCAGCGATGCCCCCCTGGGCACCCTGGACGTCTCCTTCTATCGCGACGACTTCAGCCAGAACGGCCTGCACCCGCAAGTACGCCCCTCCGAACTGCCGTTCGAGATCGAAGGCCAGCACCTGGTACTGGTCGACGACGTGCTGATGAGCGGCCGGACGATCCGCGCCGCCCTCAACGAGCTGTTCGACTATGGCCGCCCGGCCAGCGTGACCCTGGTCTGCCTGCTGGACCTGAACGCCGCCGAGCTGCCGATCCGGCCGAACGTGGTGGGCGCGACCCTGTCGCTGGCGACCCATGAGCGAGTAAAATTGTCCGGTCCTGCGCCGCTTCAACTCGAGCTCCAAGACGTCGCCCCCTAA